Proteins encoded within one genomic window of Mya arenaria isolate MELC-2E11 chromosome 13, ASM2691426v1:
- the LOC128213247 gene encoding uncharacterized protein LOC128213247 has product MELLNSTANEKVVYEYDFKGELLTSVRTNSDSTTYTYNPDNSLNTISFDDGTRFEFDYNNLGHVKFRRYFISDKEVDRQEYLYTDGGMLSVYSWPAATGYNLTYSESGEIIATHRLGFLPETVVTTKSAQINYEGDHIVTKRTFGVNSILIEDGNRENIKAHFNKLGQLIQFKDGRDNVYEISVNSNGTIDTVKFPDGTNKTYIYFQNGHQTITQTSAINVYEFNEKNRLVFKNIGDNMITLYEYDSNSNLERARNILAEIVISYSDTNVASVAYPDKTVYYRYNERNQIREISTNDGYLVKYDFNDLGQMTRVLRENGVVLVTAEYYENGKLKKKTLGNNAYTVYDYDPSSTLLTSLKNFFPNGSLVSHFTYTYSIRNRRIAVTSQDGTWKFEYDKAGQVTSMTDPHGNVTRYSYDASKNRQSVSINNFEEQNTINKMNQYVKYGSTSYDHDKNGNLILKNGSSGNEVFKYDEENRLVAFHSNGTTCSFKYDAFGHLHSKQCNGRATRYVANIQGLYGTDIIEQIESINGVGSTVRFYHGGEKLGLIASTYDNGNVDYFMYDAIGSVVNVLSENGALVNSYQRDPFGNAIESVENVPSMFTFVGQWGVVDIEEIPDVFYMRTRFYDSNTGRFLSPETFGFSAHSTNLYAYCANNPVIYKDPKGTRPWCLRMLRMATKGAITNLLELGLNTPTNKRTFGGAAVDWAISGVVKPFKKILPGWEMDVESDVVCIAGKATQRWFNNEPYSWRDSSEEYGKKQLDRTQAVLEEKFPLFKQLNIVCGAVEKYLGYSGVPCDWKDRIKDLFYKLLDDIIIWIQSRDPNDMLGPDGYGPARFISKDLTLKYTIRFENDANATAPAQRVYVEHKYNEHLDARHFVLGKFGFGNLTKEMPIRSKIYEDTIDLTKEQGIVVRVFAGLDVVKEVIAWEFQTIDPKTGLAPMDPGIGFLPPNNGTSGQGFVSFSIKSRIETPHLSVIHANSSIFFDQNEPIDTPDLFNTIDDRYPIINGSIVPGTESRDSVTLSLRALDSGSGVQRIDLFKREGESITLYKSNITDAIFVLQLETNLPQTILPVAVDFVGNRIDLQDIDRESAITVKVTIETTPCECSGNGNCSEGTNLCECMKGFYGTSCNRTTPPVEPPVLEVRSTPGYAREPIKLFISARNISGVLEDLSIVISNIPQNTLFSKGASKGDGNLYIDASEFGYINMTTDQYGEIDLKITVMQTFIDQNLSRSTVLRLFIYPYFETVSVQFAACLAEDQNNSVMFSSSVSFVGMSKMEIKQNI; this is encoded by the exons ATGGAATTGTTAAATAGTACAGCAAATGAAAAAGT AGTATACGAATATGACTTTAAAGGGGAACTACTTACAAGCGTACGAACAAATTCAGATTCAACTACATACACATACAACCCTGACAATTCATTAAATACTATTTCTTTTGATGATGGCACAAGATTTGAGTTCGACTACAACAATTTAGGCCACGTAAAATTTAGAcgatattttatttctgataaaGAAGTAGACAGACAAGAATATTTGTACACGGATGGCGGAATGCTTTCAGTATATTCTTGGCCTGCTGCCACAGGTTACAATTTAACATATTCTGAATCTGGAGAAATTATTGCAACTCATCGCTTAGGTTTCCTTCCTGAAACTGTTGTAACTACAAAATCCGCGCAGATAAACTATGAGGGCGATCAT ATTGTAACAAAACGTACATTTGGAGTGAATTCGATACTTATTGAAGATGGCAATAGGGAAAACATAAAAGCTCATTTTAACAAACTCGGTCAGCTTATCCAATTTAAAGATGGACGAGACAACGTTTACGAAATAAGTGTGAACTCAAACGGAACTATTGACACTGTAAAGTTTCCAGATGGGACAAACAAGACgtatatttactttcaaaatggacaccaaACCATTACACAAACAAGTGCCATTAATGTGTATGAATTCAACGAAAAGAACAgattagtttttaaaaatatcggCGATAATATGATTACATTGTATGAATATGATAGTAATAGTAACCTTGAGAGAGCAAGAAATATTCTAGCTGAGATTGTTATTAGCTATTCGGACACAAACGTAGCAAGTGTGGCATATCCGGATAAAACTGTTTACTATCGATACAATGAAAGAAATCAGATAAGAGAAATCTCTACCAATGACGGATATCTAGTCAAGTATGACTTCAATGATTTAGGACAGATGACTCGAGTTTTAAGGGAAAATGGTGTAGTTTTAGTAACGGCCGAATATTATGAAAATGGAAAGCTGAAGAAGAAGACTTTGGGAAACAATGCTTACACCGTCTACGACTACGATCCCTCGTCTACATTGTTAACGTCTCTTAAGAACTTCTTTCCAAATGGGTCTCTGGTTTCTCATTTTACATATACTTACTCGATCAGAAATCGGCGGATTGCCGTAACGTCACAAGATGGAACTTGGAAATTCGAGTACGACAAAGCTGGTCAGGTGACGTCAATGACAGATCCACATGGCAATGTTACAAGGTACAGTTACGACGCTAGCaaaaacagacaatctgtgTCCATCAACAACTTCGAGgaacaaaacacaataaataaaatgaatcagTACGTAAAATATGGTAGTACCTCGTATGACCACGATAAAAATGGAAACCTGATACTGAAGAACGGATCGTCTGGAAACGAAGTTTTCAAATATGATGAAGAAAACAGACTTGTTGCTTTTCATTCAAACGGAACAACATGCTCCTTCAAGTATGATGCTTTCGGTCATTTGCATTCAAAACAATGCAATGGTCGAGCTACCCGTTATGTCGCAAACATCCAGGGACTCTATGGTACAGatattattgaacag ATTGAATCTATAAATGGTGTTGGGTCTACCGTTCGCTTTTACCACGGGGGTGAAAAACTCGGACTGATTGCTTCTACCTATGATAACGGAAATGTCGACTATTTTATGTATGATGCAATTGG GTCCGTTGTGAACGTGCTGTCGGAAAATGGTGCCCTTGTGAACTCATACCAAAGGGACCCGTTTGGTAATGCTATAGAATCAGTTGAAAATGTGCCATCAATGTTCACGTTTGTTGGACAGTGGGGTGTGGTTGATATAGAAGAGATTCCCGACGTATTTTATATGAGAACACGATTCTATGACTCAAACACGGGTCGATTTTTGAGCCCTGAAACATTTGGTTTTAGTGCTCATAGCACAAACTTGTATGCATATTGTGCAAATAATCCAGTAATTTACAAAGACCCAAAGGGTACACGTCCATGGTGTTTACGTATGTTGAGAATGGCGACCAAAGGAGCGATAACAAATTTGTTGGAATTAGGCTTGAATACTCCTACCAATAAACGGACATTTGGAG GAGCCGCAGTTGATTGGGCCATCAGCGGGGTTGTTAAGCCGTTCAAAAAGATATTACCAGGCTGGGAGATGGATGTTGAATCAGATGTCGTGTGCATAGCGGGAAAAGCCACACAGAGGTGGTTTAATAATGAGCCATATTCTTGGAGAGACTCCTCAGAAGAATACGGAAAGAAACAGCTAGATCGTACTCAGGCTGTATTGGAGGAGAAATTTCCcctttttaaacagttaaacataGTGTGCGGTGCCGTTGAAAAGTATTTAGGTTACAGTGGAGTG CCATGCGACTGGAAAGATCgaattaaagatttattttacaaattgcTTGACGATATTATCATTTGGATACAATCAAGAGATCCG AACGATATGCTTGGTCCGGATGGCTACGGACCGGCCCGTTTTATATCCAAGGATTTGACTCTGAAATACACTATCAGATTTGAAAACGACGCAAACGCCACTGCACCAGCACAGCGCGTGTATGTCGAACACAAATATAATGAGCACTTGGATGCCAGACACTTTGTTCTCGGAAAGTTTGGCTTTGGCAACTTGACGAAGGAAATGCCAATAAGGAGTAAAATTTATGAG GATACCATAGACCTCACGAAAGAACAGGGTATTGTAGTCCGAGTGTTTGCTGGGCTTGATGTAGTCAAAGAAGTTATTGCTTGGGAGTTCCAGACTATAGATCCAAAAACAG GATTGGCTCCAATGGATCCTGGGATTGGCTTTCTTCCACCCAACAATGGAACATCCGGGCAAGGATTTGTGAGTTTCAGTATTAAATCAAGAATAGAAACCCCCCATCTGTCAGTGATTCATGCAAACTCCTCGATATTCTTTGATCAAAATGAACCGATAGACACTCCAGATTTATTTAACACG ATCGACGATCGGTACCCGATTATTAATGGGTCGATTGTACCAGGTACAGAGTCTCGGGACTCAGTAACATTGTCTCTCCGGGCTTTAGACTCAGGTTCAGGTGTCCAACGCATAGATTTATTCAAGAGGGAAG GTGAAAGTATCACTTTATATAAAAGTAACATCACCGATGCGATATTTGTTCTTCAATTGGAAACAAACCTTCCACAAACCATTTTACCAGTGGCTGTTGATTTTGTTGGAAACAGAATTGATTTACAAGATATTGACCGAGAGTCAGCCATCACAGTCAAAGTGACCATAGAGACAA CACCCTGTGAATGTTCTGGTAATGGTAACTGCTCAGAGGGAACGAATTTGTGTGAGTGTATGAAGGGATTTTATGGAACCTCTTGTAACAGAA CTACACCTCCAGTTGAACCACCAGTGCTTGAGGTTAGATCAACACCGGGGTATGCAAGAGAACCAATAAAACTCTTCATCTCAGCTCGCAATATCTCGGGTGTTTTGGAGGACCTCTCAATTGTTATATCGAACATTCCTCAGAACACATTATTCTCTAAGGGCGCTTCCAAAGGTGATGGAAACCTTTACATAGACGCTTCTGAGTTTGGTTACATCAACATGACGACCGATCAGTACGGTGAAATTGACCTTAAAATAACTGTAATGCAGACTTTCATCGACCAGAATTTATCAAGGTCTACTGTTCTTCGTCTCTTTATTTATCCATATTTTGAAACAGTGTCCGTCCAATTTGCGGCATGCCTTGCAGAAGACCAAAACAACTCCGTCATGTTTAGTTCTAGTGTCTCGTTTGTTGGAATGTCTAAGATggagataaaacaaaatatctga
- the LOC128213248 gene encoding uncharacterized protein LOC128213248 yields the protein MLPTWVHPLERYNKESVYQIDTKVALGQLEISRPFKSFNTSVIVRVQPDGVPLKEFFFEFQVDRGCSEGSCDCVENNTLECSPIFKQCNCYQSWQGNRCETDVNKCKQPTICLSMPNSSCRNREWGYDCLCVEGFDQQNDTCIGNGKAEKTTTRSPQTTKPPQSGRTVSVVIRVAIDMPATDNLENNTTYETYAAKIDIMLTNYYKQRLDDWLIDVFIRSLSKGSLIVQHDVLVKDEEQALQELSLAIVELLTFTDSNSSGLMLDGEQIAVENVRLGSSNALDACSVFTSLNPCETGCQVDDKGTPTCRPVSQEDGKTDYKVFIIAFGVTCACVGLGIVVVVAVRKHRQLAKNVNLNSGINEADGNGREIVGAFHNPVYGENVEKL from the exons ATGTTACCGACATGGGTGCATCCACTGGAGCGTTACAACAAAGAAAGTGTTTACCAGATAGATACAAAAGTTGCTCTTGGACAACTTGAAATCAGCAGACCCTTCAAATCATTCAACACATCAGTTATAGTGCGTGTTCAGCCTGACGGTGTACCACTCAAAGAGTTCTTTTTCGAATTTCAAGTGGATAGAGGATGTTCAGAAg gATCGTGCGATTGTGTCGAAAATAACACACTTGAGTgtagtccgattttcaaacaatgtaatTGTTATCAGTCCTGGCAAGGCAATCGATGCGAAACTGATGTCAACAAATGCAAACAACCGACAATTTGTTTGAGCATGCCGAACTCATCATGCCGCAACAGAGAATGGGGCTATGATTGCCTATGTGTGGAAGGCTTTGACCAGCAAAATGACACTTGCATAG GAAATGGTAAAgcggaaaaaacaacaactagaTCACCCCAAACAACGAAGCCTCCTCAATCAG GAAGAACTGTTTCTGTAGTTATACGTGTTGCCATTGATATGCCTGCGACGGATAACTTAGAAAATAACACCACTTACGAAACATATGCTGCAAAGATTGACATTATG TTAACGAACTATTACAAACAACGTCTTGACGATTGGCTGATAGATGTTTTTATTCGATCGTTGAG tAAAGGAAGTCTGATTGTGCAACACGATGTATTGGTGAAGGACGAGGAACAAGCACTTCAAGAACTGTCATTAGCTATTGTGGAACTGTTGACCTTTACTGACAGCAATTCATCAGGATTAATGCTAGATGGTGAACAAATTGCTGTCGAAAACGTTCGTCTTGGAAGTAGCAATG CCCTAGATGCATGCAGTGTGTTTACGTCTTTAAATCCATGTGAGACTGGCTGCCAGGTTGATGACAAAGGAACACCGACATGCAG ACCGGTTTCACAGGAAGACGGTAAAACAG actaCAAAGTGTTTATAATAGCATTTGGCGTGACATGCGCATGCGTGGGATTGGGCATTGTAGTCGTTGTTGCAGTTCGCAAACATAGGCAATTAGCGAAGAACGTCAACTTAAATTCTGGAATAAATGAAGCAGATGGTAACGGAAGGGAAATTGTTGGCGCTTTTCATAATCCAGTGTATGGTGAAAATGTAGAGAAACTATAA